GATGTCCCCTTCAGAGCGCCAAACACCCCTTCCCCTCACTACTTCCTCATGTTGAGGAATAATAAATTGTGGAGAATTGCGTAGATCCCGCAGGAGTTGCACTCTTATAGCATCACCCAGATCTCCTCCAAAACACTGCGTCGCACCAAACGTCTTGGCGATGTCCGTTGGTGCGCTCGACAGCGTTGGTAAGGTTAAAGTTGTACCGAGACACACCGACTCAGAAGAAAGTAACTCGTTAAACTGGTCGAGTGACGGCACACCAGAAATATAGTGACACCATACACGTATCGATTGCCGCTGTATTGGTGTGACCACCCCACCCGCCATAACGGCAACAACCTTATCCCGTACACGTGTGTTTTCCGCTCCCACAGAACGGAACATCGCAAGATTACCGTATATTGACTCGAGGGGGTCCGGTACTACGCACCGCACCAATCGACAGAGGTGTTCACCAAAGCGGGAGGAGAAGTCATTGAGGCACCGGATCGCAGCACGTTTGCTAATGTTCTCCTCAAGCGGTCGCGCGTTCGGATAAAACCCCTCGTGTAACGACGGTGTTAACGCGGTGATAGACACACTGTTGGATTGCCTGCCTTCTGGAAAGTCGGCGTTTACAACTTTGTCACTAACGCCAATTGCAGCTGCTATCATTTCCAGGAAAAAGCACTGAAGAACGTGCGTCCGTTCCCGGGGTGTCAAACTCCGTTCTACACTTCGCTGCAGTTTTTCGTCGACAAAGGGAGCCCTAAGAGCGGCAGCCTCCGCTGCCTCTCTTATCTTGTCAAACGTAACTCCAGATGTCCTGTCTGTGCACGAGAACAGCTTTTCTACGCGCTCCAATAAACGTAAGTCCACACCCTCCTCCGCCATGTTCAAGACAAGTCCGTTCATTGGTTCTTCCAGCAGCTCCTGCGCGCGCATCGAACTATATGACCTTCCCCCGTTTGGCAAAGAGAGAGTCATTGTAATTGGATTATCTTGCTTGAACACTCCAAGCCCCTTTTGGACAAACTCCCGCGTTAAGCAGCGCACATCATTTTGCGTGGGTTGTGGGAAGGGGCGATCCATTGTGTGATCCAGAGGTAGCATTACCGCGGGATCGCTGCCCTCGTGCTGAGTTGAAGCGAGTTCACTTGGGGAGTGTGGGATCGGTGATGGTGACTGGGTTTGTTTTCGCAACCTTCCTGGAGACTTTCGGTCCTTCAGCTTCGACTCACTGGCATGACGCTTCGTTGCAGCATCCACAGCTGCTTCTATCTGCTCATTTAGAGGCTCGTCATCTATACCTTCGTGTCGTGGAAACGCGGCCGACAATATGGGTTCCTTTTCCGCATAACAGTATATAGACTGGGGTAGCAGAGAATGAGTGCCAGAGAGTTCCTTCCCAGTACTGACAGTTTCACTATGAGGCGTGCTATGCACCTCATGCACTGGAGTTAGTTCTTCTTGTGGCACAGGACGCACATATTTGGGAGTTTGCCTCCTAGCAAGGGACACAGTAACCTGTGCAGCGAGCGCGTGCAGAGCAGATACACATGTCCACTGATCACAGACCTTCCTCCCCTGAAGGTAGTGCGACCAGTCCCTAAAAGGGAATGAGGGTTCACAACCTGGACACACAGATCGGGGAGCGTCCTCACAAAAGTGCGGGCGACCCCTCTCCACAGATCCCCCAGAAGGCGGAGGGAACGTAGCAGCCTCCTCCTGTGGTAGAGGTAAAGGTAAATTCGGGCATTGATACGTCGCTTTAGTGGACATACATCTAGTGTAATATGTCATATTACTCACCACGTTGAACACAGTGGGAAGCACAGAATCTAAACATCGCCTGATCACAGAACTCTTATCATCCCCACGATTTTCTACTATTTCACGCATACATAGTGCGGTGTACGCATGCAAAGCAGCATCGGTATCAGTTATCGTTGTAGCAAGCCCCAGTCGCGCGCACTGTTCAATTACTCCAGCAAATGAACTGCCACTGGGAGCCACTGTATTAACGTCGCCTTCCTTACTCCCACTAGCCGTCTGCCCCGCTGCCGCGTCACGGCCCGGTTGCCGTTTAGAGGAAGGTGTTGTCCGCTGTCGCTGACTAGAGGGAGTACAACTCACACCCGCTACTTGAGCCGTACCGCCCGGAGAAGTGGGTGCATCGACGAAGTTCACAACCAAACGAATATCGAGCCGCTTGGGTGGGGTGTCACACCCGTGTCCTAACAAGAACGCTAACACGCGTGGATCTCGAATGGGAACAACAACGGGGAGAATACTCATCTCTTTTGCGTGCGCCTCCATACGCGTAAGCGGTACCGGTGTAGCCACCCTTGGTGCTTCCTTTAACCCTTCACTGGCATCGCCGCGCAGCGACACTGAACGAGCCCTGGAGACTCTTCGAGATACGGGCGCAGTTCTACCCTCCATTTCATCCACAATTGTACACAAAGCCTTTTGAATGGTCGCAACAGCATCTGCAGGATTTGGATTGCGCGGTAATGCAGCTGCCAGGACGGCATCCTCTTCTGGGCGATCGAATGACGGTATATGATGCACAATCACCAGTGGTCGTGTACAACGACGATTATGCACTACCGAATACCACGAGTTACCATCGCCTGCCTGCGTCTTTTGAGATCCCTTCGTTGGAGAACTAAGTGCAGTTGCACCCTTGGCTCCCGATGCCCCGGCCGCTTTTCCACCTTTGGGTTTCCCACCTTTTGCTGGAGCAGCCCCAATGGCGGTTGCCGGAACATTTGTCCCCCTTTTTGCACTCATATACTTCATGAATGCTGCTTGCACTTCTGCCACGACGCCATTTTGATCAAAGTCATCAGTTTCCTGCTCATCTAATACAACCCGCGACGACCTTGTGGCTACACTGTCAGCGTCACTGCTGTCCCTTGGCGGAGTAAAATGACAGGCAGCCTTTGAAAGAATGAAACCGATGTACCTGATATCCGCCGCGTCGCCGTCACTGCACACGAGGATAAGGCGGCAGCGCCGTTGCTTCTGTGCTTCCGCCTGTGACATTGCTGTATGCAGGCGACCttgtgcaaagaaaaaacagcggCACAGGTGGTGACCAAACTACAGGGACCCAAGGGTTGtgattttcttcccctttccaaATATGTTTGTACGGGGTTTATCACTCTTAATGTTTATGTTGTCCCGTATTTCCCCTTTGCTCGCACTCCCTTAACAGGAACTAAtgactaatttttttttttttgatcttgTTACCTGTTTCCCGTTCACCAAACACCTCACCCTTTACAGTCTCCCCCAACCAATACTTTGTGAAAACTTTACGCGACCAGGGGAGAAAAGCCCCTTGTGGGAAAGGCACTgcgataacaaaaaacagaagaaacaaagaaaacagaagagacaaaggaagaaaaaaaataatgtgcCTAACCAGCGGATAAACGATTATTGAAGATATCCCAACTATCCAAGAACAGGCTCACATACACGTtgattattacttttttaagaattaaaaataaataaaaacacatatatgcaccaaagaaaatggaacAGATAGGCAAAAGCACATTAAGATGAACGTTGGAAACAAGGTGCAAAACCACACATCGATCCCTAAAGGCGAAGAGGATGTAAGACCAGCCAACCTTATCCCCTGTATTGTACGTGAAGCACGGCCTCTGGCGAACTAAAACGGCGAGAAAAAACTGAGCGGCCCACGAGAGTGTTGTCAGAAACATGCTGTTCGTCGCTTGGCGTCTGATGACGTCGAACGAAGCATATTGTTCAAGGTTCCTAGGATGCCAGAAGCTCCTTGAAGTAACGCACTGCATCACATTTTTCAAACAAAACACCCGTCTCCTCCCGCAGGTGGCGGTTCCATTCCGAAGTTCATAATCACACTTGGGTACATTCATCCGAGTCCCCACCCTCCACaattccctcccccttgcGATAGCATACACCGGCTTCAGCACCACTATGCAACCACTGCCCGCTTCGAGTTCTTCTTCACAAATATGACACGGTCCTTGCGTGGCGCCTTCACACGGCGCTGCAGGAGCGGGAACGACAGGTTGTGTGGGTGGAACTGCGCCACGTTCAGGCGGCGTACTTCGTGGTTCGGGATGCTCTTTACGCCAAGCACTTCAATGTTGTGATACCGCGCGCGGTGGCGTGAGGCGAGGTCATTATAAGCCTGACTTACAGCACCAGCTTTGCACACATCACGAAACTCCTTCACCATGTGCGTATAACCACAACGCTGGCTGTAATATGCAATATCCACGCTGTAATTGCGGGCAGCCAGTTTGCGATCCTTCACCACCTTACAGGAGAGAACGTCGCCGTGTGTTGACTTCACCTTGTTTTTCTCACGCATCATGCGCCAGAAGCGGCTCTTTGCCACGACAAAGTTCGGTGCAAAAACCTCAAATTTGTATACGGTGGGTTGAGGATTCTTCTCCGAGGGCGTCTCCCGCCCAACCACGCAGTAGTGACGAAGATGCGGTCTGACCATTTGCGCTTGCTACTATCGAAGTTCCTTTTTGGTTCTAGTGTTTGAACAGAGGTTTTTCAGTGAATTTTATAGCACGACGCGGCGGCAATGCGACCATTCACAATACCAACCATTGAGGTTTGACAgttacataaaaaaaaaaaaacggcaaatacgcaaaaaggaagaggtttCGGTATGCGAATAACAGTAATTATAGTCATCCTGGTGagtgcatcatcgaagaagtGGGAGGATGGCCCACagtaacacttttttttatgttaaGTTGAACGTTGTCTTGCCACTTGTTTTAAATTTTAGTGACAACATTGTACAGGACCAACCACTTTTCCCCTCCAAGGTTATTATATCCGTCGCTCTGTTCGGAAATCATGTGAATaagtataaaaatataaaaataataacaaaaaataaataaaacgaCACATAAACAATGGGCAGTCAcccaaagaagaaaaaagaggataacGAATAAGGGCAATTGTgtctgaaaaatgcaaataaaaagaaaatgaaaagcaaaCCATAAcctttgcaaaaaaaaaaaacaaacatagaTGTGTCCATTACAATTTCAACCTCAGTCACTCATAGGAAATTGAGCGCACGCCGCGTCACGAAGGTACATCCACAGTGCTAAGGACATGATgtgttcctcctcctccacatcaAACACGGAGCCAACACTGTCAGTAACATTGTACGATTGAACATGAAGCATGGATGCGGATTTTTCTCCATCTTCGGTGATAGTCGTATTTTTCACATGAGAAGCCGGAGTATTATACGTCCCACGAAAAGGGAACCTCACACCGCTCTTTTGTTCAATTACTTCAACTATGGACGTGGCTACGTGCGTAGAGAAGGTAGCGAGTGACTTGGCTTCACTTTTACTCAAGGGGTCACGCATAACGCTGGTGGCACTGAGAAGGACAGCGAGAGAAGCATTCATGGCTGCATCGTAAACTTTTACGTCTGCCGAGCCACTATCAGTTACGTGTGCAGTCAAAGAGCTCATCACGCGTTCGTCAGAATTATAAAATGTGTCAACTACATCCAAGGAATGTGACAAACTCAAATATGCGTCCCGAACAACATGTGTTACGTGGATAGTGGCCACTCGTAGCACGTGCCACTGCAAATCTGGGGACAACACTATCCGCTTAGCCACACCAGTTGCCACAGAAgccgaaaaaaaacgatagcTGCACCACAGTTCACCAACCCGCCGTAGTTCCGCGGCCGTGTGAGCATAACGAGGCGTTGTTTGCGGCACTGCTATTGAAAAGTCCCATTCTTTCCGACCGAGTTGAACCGTCGCCATGTGAACGCGCATGAACCACCAGTAGTACGCGTACTGTCCTTGGTTATGCTGTAGAAGACCAAACTTCATTGTAGCACCGGTACACACGACTTCAGAGTAGAGGGGTTGTGTCCCTCCATTTTTCTCTACACTTGTCCCTTTGATTTCCACGGCTTCAATCGGAGGAGTACTCTCTTTGAATTCATCAACTGCTCCCTGCTGCTCCTTTACAGTAACCAGGGGAAACAACGGAGCACCTTCACAGAAAATTTTGTGAGAGACTGATGCACAGTGCTCAATGAAATCGGATGCTGTACCGAACCAACCGCCATTATGTATTGCtgggaaaaaacaagaaagggcTTCTTCATCCCCACACTTGATGGCACTCGTCGGGAAtaatgaagaaagggaagccaCAGCAAAGCTACAAGTGGAAGTCGCACAATTCGAGTCCATGGTGCTCTGATGTGATTGAGTTGAGCCAACAGACGGTGGTCCGAGGTTAAGGGTATGACGACCAAATATATCGTGCATGCGTGGGGGGAGCAAAGGCAGAGCGACATGAAACCGCTGATTTTGCACACAATCgggtaaaaaggaagaagacaGCTTGGGTTCCTTCGAACTCTCCCTCCCACGCACCTGACGTGTTGGAGGAAATGAAGTCTTTTGGAATGGTAAACTCGCCTCCTCCGCCGTAGGACCGGACGCACGCACCCCTGCAGCCGCTGTTTCCCTGGCCAGACTCATCTTACGGAGGAACGAAACAAAGTAGTCCCCGAATTTCCTTGCTTTAGATTTTCTCTGTTGTTCTGTTTTCCTATTCATAGCAACCGTCTTTTTCTTAGAATCTCCAACGTTCTTCGATCCGCGGGATGTGTCTCTGCCACCAACATGTGTACTTTTGACCACTGACGAAACACTCGTACTCCCTTTCGCTCCATcggtatttttgtttctttttccacacaccTTGCTTTTTACGGTTCGCTCACATTTATTCCCGACATGGACACGACGCCTTCTCTTAGTCGTTTTTGTACATGATATCACGCATGCCATTTTATTCAGAGCAACTTTAACACTGTCTGCACGTTCCGCTCCACCTGCACAAGCCAGTTCCGCCACCTGCCGTGTGGAGGATGCCACTTCCTCCGAAAGATGGTGCCCCTTCACTTCTGTCATGAAACGCACTTACTTTTCCTAATTTTTCTTACACTAAGAAAAGCAGTAGTCGGTAGCCCCACAGGTTCTTACACCTACGTGTGTAAAGAaggtaaaaaataaaggaaatagTAATGATCCTCCTCTGCACTGGACATCGCCAGTAACTTCTCAGATTGTGTGGTAAGAAGAgataaacaaaagcaaaggggaTAACGTGAGAACGACCAAATACGTCATGAAGTGAATGACGCGTACTAAATTCTGAAAAATTTGGCACATCTCGAATGCACCTACCACCTGATCAGGTGTGGAACCACCACAGCGcaacttttccccctctccttaTCTTCTGTTTCTCCCTGTCACATCCTCTGTATATGGTACAGAACTGTAAATACGAGTACGACTACCCGCTACCTCAGTCGCACATCTTTGTCAGTATACAGTTAAATAATCCCCTATTAGGGGAATCttcaaagcaaacaaacaaaccaatGAACATCATCAGAAGTGCCGGGACACGAATGAGCAAAAGAAAGTTGGAGTCGGAGGAAAGTACAAGAACGATCGGCTCTTTGACGGCTATTGGTGGCAAGTCGATGATTCAGCAAATAAACTGAAGTGAAAGCTGCGGTGGCATCAGGAAAGCGACAAGCCGCACCTCAGCGAAAGAGTATAAGAGAATGACACTGCGCTAAAGAGTAAAAAGAGCATACATTTATTGAGatacatacatatgtatatatctatatatgcaTAAAGAGGGAACGCCCAAGTGCTGAAGGGGAACTGGGGGAGGGACGATTAAAACATCGCGTTATGCCTTACACATCACCCAAGTCACAACAAAggcacgcaaaaaaaaaaaaaacacttccTGCTCCCATCTCATAGCGACGGACTAAGAAATCAAACAGGGGaaggaacaaacaacaaTGTCATTAAACACAAGTTCCGCGTGAGAAGCGCTAATTACGCTTACCAAACTGCATCTGTTCCttatcacttttttttctttttgactACACATATATCTTCAACCGACTACAGAGGACGGAGATGTTTTTACAGTCCCAACTGTGTTTCCAGTTTATACGGATCAGGTGTTTCAGtttcctgctgttgctgGGTGTTACTCATAAGGTCCGGTAACCTCCCACTAGGCATAGCAAGTGCGTCCGACAAATAACTCGAATCCGCTTCATTCCCTGATTGCATTGCGAGTGCCTCCAACTCGCCTAACATTTCATCCTCATCGATACTGTCAGGAATATCGTAGGAACGACCCATTGCTTCTTGAACGTACTGCGCATCCTCATAGAGGTTAAGCAGTTCATCCTGCAATTTCTCCACATCCGCTACAGACATTTTCTTGAACTCCCGCTTCAGCGTCTTTGTCGCGTCCTTCATGGCATCCACCTGCAGTTTGGCATCCTTAACCGACTCGGTAGTAAACTGTAGTTGGTCAATGTTGAATTGCTGCTGCATTAAAACATCTTGCTGATTTTGGTACAGTCGCTTCTGCTGAAGTAGCTGTATGGCACGTTGCTTGTGCCGCTGCTGCGTGGCGCCTGTAGTCCGCTGGATGCACTCCTTTAGTTTGGCGAGTTCTGCATCTATTTTACTCACGCGCGCATCCACAGCGTCACAGCGGGCACTGATCTTGACACTCGCGTCCTCAAGTGTTGGTTTCTGTGTGTCCTTCTTCCGACCGAATAGACGGTTCATCCTGCgccgacaacaacaacaacaataataataataataaaggagaaAGTCAGTCGCCTAACAATTAGCTCGCG
This region of Trypanosoma brucei gambiense DAL972 chromosome 10, complete sequence genomic DNA includes:
- a CDS encoding 60S ribosomal protein L18a, putative, with the translated sequence MVRPHLRHYCVVGRETPSEKNPQPTVYKFEVFAPNFVVAKSRFWRMMREKNKVKSTHGDVLSCKVVKDRKLAARNYSVDIAYYSQRCGYTHMVKEFRDVCKAGAVSQAYNDLASRHRARYHNIEVLGVKSIPNHEVRRLNVAQFHPHNLSFPLLQRRVKAPRKDRVIFVKKNSKRAVVA
- a CDS encoding SNF-7-like protein, putative, whose product is MNRLFGRKKDTQKPTLEDASVKISARCDAVDARVSKIDAELAKLKECIQRTTGATQQRHKQRAIQLLQQKRLYQNQQDVLMQQQFNIDQLQFTTESVKDAKLQVDAMKDATKTLKREFKKMSVADVEKLQDELLNLYEDAQYVQEAMGRSYDIPDSIDEDEMLGELEALAMQSGNEADSSYLSDALAMPSGRLPDLMSNTQQQQETETPDPYKLETQLGL